From a region of the Octopus sinensis linkage group LG18, ASM634580v1, whole genome shotgun sequence genome:
- the LOC115221439 gene encoding UDP-N-acetylglucosamine--dolichyl-phosphate N-acetylglucosaminephosphotransferase: MEAGVSSMFPLAVNLLFSIAGIFVTHKILLKCKSMFINAHLFGMDLSKRQSKKIPESQGVIIGTVFLIIMFLFIPVLFYNYLTKTADNEFPHSKFIEYLAALLSICCMIFLGFADDVLNLRWRQKLLLPTIASLPLLMVYFANFGATLIIVPKPFRGIVGFDLDLHILYYVYMGMLAVFCTNAINILAGVNGLEVGQSVIIAASVLIFNIIEIVYGNQPATHEFSIYFLMPFTALCCVLLWHNWYPAEVFVGDTFCYFSGMTFAVVAILGHFSKTLLLFFIPQVFNFLYSVPQLFHFLPCPRHRIPKFDPKANKVGISLMNCERNQIKPLGWIMLKVLSFFRLIQLNEMKSKNSKETVIECNNLTLLNLVLVYTGPLHERTLVLILLSIQIFCSFIAFFIRYQVAKIFYDV; the protein is encoded by the exons ATGGAGGCCGGTGTATCGTCGATGTTTCCTCTCGCTGTTAATTTACTGTTTTCAATTGCTGGGATATTTGTCACACACAAAATTCTCCTGAAATGTAAATCTATGTTTATAAACGCCCATTTATTTGGTATGGATCTTAGTAAGAGGCAATCCAAAAAAAT TCCTGAATCTCAGGGAGTTATCATTGGTACTGTGTTTCTGATAATCATGTTTTTGTTCATTCCTGTACTATTCTACAACTATCTGACAAAAACAGCAGATAATGAATTTCCTCACAGCAAA TTTATTGAATATCTAGCTGCATTACTGTCCATATGCTGCATGATCTTTCTTGGATTTGCTGATGATGTTTTAAATCTTCGGTGGCGCCAAAAGCTCTTGCTTCCGACAATTGCTTCTCTTCCCTTGCTGATGGTGTATTTTGCTAATTTTGGAGCAACTCTAATCATTGTACCAAAACCATTTAGAGGAATTGTTGGTTTCGACTTGGACCTAC atatattatattatgtttatatgggAATGCTTGCCGTGTTTTGCACAAACGCCATCAATATTTTGGCTGGAGTAAATGGTTTAGAAGTTGGTCAGTCTGTCATAATTGCTGCATCTGTACTAATTTTCAACATTATTGAGATAGTATATG GTAACCAACCTGCCACACATGAATTTTCCATCTATTTTTTAATGCCATTCACTGCCTTGTGTTGTGTCTTACTCTGGCACAATTG GTACCCTGCTGAAGTGTTTGTTGGTGACACTTTTTGTTACTTCTCTGGCATGACGTTTGCTGTGGTTGCCATCCTGGGACACTTCAGCAAAACCCTTCTACTTTTCTTCATTCCACAAGTGTTCAACTTTCTCTATTCAGTGCCACAGCTTTTCCATTTCTTACCATGTCCACGACACAGGATACCAAA ATTTGATCCGAAAGCAAACAAAGTAGGAATAAGCCTCATGAACTGTGAACGTAATCAAATCAAACCGCTTGGGTGGATAATGCTAAAAGTGTTGTCATTCTTCCGTCTCATCCaactaaatgaaatgaaatccaaaaatagcaaagaaactgTTATAGAATGTAACAACCTAACATTGCTAAACTTAGTATTAGTTTATACTGGTCCACTTCATGAAAGAACTCTTGTCTTGATTCTCCTCTCCATTCAG